The Solanum pennellii chromosome 11, SPENNV200 sequence CATGAGTGTACCACGAAGGATTCTGCAActccaacaacaacatactaaCATAATCCCACAAGTGCGATCTGGGAAGGGTAGGATATACGCAGACCTTACTCCTATCTTTGTGGGGTAGAGATGTTGTTTTCGATAGActattaaagaaaaatgaagtcGTTTGCAAGGGAAATATGACAAGTGCACTAGCAAAGATACAAAATAACCAAAACGAGAAACCAAGATATGCTAAgataacaacatacccaatgtaaTACCACCAATAGGGTCTAGGGTCTAAGGAGGGCAGAGTGTATGCAAACCCTATCCCTACCCTCGTGGAGGCAGAGTTGTTGTCTCCGACAAACCCTCGGCTCAAGTGTAACAAATCAAAGTATTTACGGAAAAGAAATGGATAGTGGAGAAAACATGCCACCTAATAAGAAAAGTAGTACAAAGCATTCCGAGAAAAGAAACAATAACAACTAAACAATGCagaaattgaaaaggaaatacATGTATAAGACTAGTACTACAACAAACACAGTGCTCCCAACTCCCACCAAGCCTAAACCCGCCATAAAGCAAGTCAAAGTTCAATTGCCTACTCTTCTACCCTGATTTGCAACCTTCTACCATCCCCTATCTAAGATCATGTCCTAGATAAACGGAAGTTGCGTCATGTCCAGTCTAAATCACCTTTACCCATTAAATTTTTTCGCTTACTCTACCTCTTCAAGTACCCACTATCTATATCAAACCTCTCACATTTCTTTACCGGGGCCTTTGCGCATCCTGATCTTGTCCACCAATAAAGGTAACATGTAACATATGGACGAAGTAGaagatactacccaagtactaAACAAGAATACTGCTAGTAGGAAAAATGGGGACTTAGCCCCCCGCCTCCCCACCTAAAGGTGCTATAATACTACTTACCTTCTACCTTAACTATAGACATCTTAACTTTCCTTTCTAGGATCAGGTCCACATTAAACCAGAAGTGTGCTATGTCCAGTGAAATCACCTACCCCTGCACTTCTTTGTCTTGCCTCTAGCACTCCTGACATCCACTATACCCAACCTCTCACGTCTCTCGGATTCTGTAACTTCCACCACCACTATTTTGAACAAAATGGTTACATGCCTACCAAAATAGACTTTGGAAATGGGGGGAATAGAAATGGTTGGTTCAATTGTTTTTGGGATCTACTTTATTCTATATAAATATTGCATGAGCAAAGGGAAGTGGAAAGAACACATGAAGACTGAAAATCAGTGCCCAAGGCATAAGACTGGTTTACCAAATAAGTAATTACAAAGTTTGTCCTCAAAATTTAACTAGGTTAGTTGCTACCATAATCCTAGGGTTTTTGTTTCCACTCATTTGCCTTTGACTGTTCTCTCATCACTTATATGTGTCTGCTCCGACTTCTTACACCCCAAAGAAAATCTCAAACCCCTAATGTAACGACAAAAACACAGGCACCTGTTGGTATTAAACAAAGAAGTTCAATAATGATGGTAGGTCCCCTCTTTTACACCTAATTCTGGTTCACAGATCCAAAATTTGGCAAGTGATTATTTTTCACCACTCTTAATAATTGACAGAAGTTTTTATCCGCATGTTTACTATAATAAAGGACCAAACCATTCATAGGTTATAGGATCATATTGGCACATAATCACAATGAACTAGTTTTTTATCTGGGGTGTTATTTTTCACACATTCACATGTGAATGAAACTTTTCACTGTCCACTatatcttttttcaattttttttgttaaagtaGAAAGAGAACGCTTCATTCATACAATCTTCTTATTGCTGAGAGTTGTATGAACCTAATCCATAATCAAATCGATTTTCTTATTGTATTGCATTACTTTCTGCTAGTTGAACTTCATAAGCACGAATTAGGTGTTCCAGTATATACGGTTTAGCAAACTCTCACCAAttaaaagaggagaaaaatcaACATGTACAATTGAAGGCAAATTTATATTTAGTTCCCTTTGTTTTTCCTTGCACATTTTAATTGTAAGCAGTTTCATAGCCCAGCAAAATATGATCAAGAGGCCTAGTATGCTATAAGCtacaaatttccaaaaatagcCACTCTGTGAGCACAAAATATTGCCTAGGTTCATAATGTCTAAATAGGAATCACATGTCAAAAAGATTCAAAGATAGTGGTTCAACAAACACAATACTTAAGAACTGTCAAactaattttctcttttttcaattGGTCAAACTAATATTCTCAAACAAAGAGATAAGACTTGTAAGTTAAAGTACGCATTGTCAAGActaagagaaaacaaaaaaatacctCCTTCTTCCTTTGAGGGGCTGCCACTAAGGGCCCAAAACGTGAATGGGACAGCTGATTTTCAGCTTGCTCCAACTTTTCAGCTGCATGAGTTAATGGGATCAACTAATTTTGAGGTGTTTCAATATTGTGTAAACTCATGTTCAGGATCAAATCATTATGATCATAAAAGAAAGTGGAGAAGGTAGGCGACAATGATATTACCAAGATCAGATATCTGTCCAGCAACATAGTCTCCATTTCCAAgcaaaggagaagaagaaagtgTGTTCACCCAATACTTGTTCCATAGTAGGTCCAAGAGATGGCAATCGAGAGAGGACTTGAAATATGTAATATCCAATGAATAATACTGCAAATTAAGAGAAAAGTTGTTGATTTAACAGTCACGAGTAAACCTGAAATTGGAAGTCCTAGATTTAACATAAATGTGTGAGTGCATGCTTTCATGCCAATAAGCTGACCTGCTTACAATGTACTCCGAAGTCTTCAATTTTGTTCAAAGGAATGGTCTGGTACTCTGAGATAGGGTCATCTGGAGGCTTATATCCTTCAGGATATGTTCGAAAGGCACCAATCTCAACTTTTCCAGCAGAAACAGTTCTTGTTGGATCAATAACAACTGCAAGAAAGGGCTCCTGATACTGCTGGTTAAGCATTTGTGTAGTTACATCAATGCCAGAGAGCCAGCATCCATAGCCAGGATGAGAATGGTACCATCCGACCACATTCTCCAGCCGACCAGCCTATAGCATAAAGTCTTAGTAAGAGAGTGGTCTGAACAAACTATAGGACAAACACGCTCCAATTCAGAAAACCAATCCACACATAATGCATAAATCCTATATAACAATGTGTACAGATAAAGTAATAATCAGCTCAAAATGATTTCTAGGTGcatcaaaattgaattttttgacTTGAGGAAGATTTTTGACCTGAAGTTACTAACTACTGAAATCATACATATGTACAATAAATATAGAGACTCCAAGTCTATGATTATGGAAACACACATGAAGCAATAGATCAACCGGAAGAATTGACTTCTTGCTAATGATTCTAAAAATCTACATAGGTAACTAGTCAATGCAAACTGGCCCGGACGCCAACAAGAACAAAGCTTCAATCTCGATCAATTCTATCAACTCACCGCCCTGCCCCTTTTGAACCCGTTTACAATACTTATTATATCCGAAAAGTTTCTGTAAACTGACTAGTTTAGCACTAGTATACCCTTCTTCATTATCAACACCACAAcatcaaaaagaagaaaaagaagtgaTAAAAAGGCATTAACCTGCTTGTTGGTCTGTGAATATTCAACCATGTATTCATACGCGTCAGCTTGAGCATTAACCCTAGTTTCAGTTCCTTCAACTGGAAGGGCAAAAGCGTCCATAACAATAATAGCATCTCCATCCGTCTTACCTTGCATTAGTCCCATTACCTCAATTGTACCTCCAGAACGCGCGTGAACAACCATCTTTAGAAGAGCAAGAGCAGAGATCTTCACGCGCTTGAAGTAGTGAGGGTCACTCGTCCACGGCTTCTCCCGCTGGAACTTAGTCTGTGCCGCATCGTCGTAGTGGAATATTGCATCCGACGCAGAGTTTTCCGGTGCCGACCCCGACGGCGCGTCCATCGTCACGATGTTGTTTTCTAACTCCCATGTTTGTTGCGCCATCGCCGCCGACGATGCGTAAGAATTCAGAGCGTCCATTGGGAACTGAACTTCGGGGAAGAAGCAATTTCAGAGCTCTCTTCTCTGATATTTATATAAgtgaaaaatcacaaaattaataatttaaagaattaaGAATATACCAATTTAATTTTAgatagtattttaaaaattaaaattacaaatttaatttctttgtacAATGGAAACTATGTACATATATTAGTTTAtaaggaaaagggtcaaatatgcccctaaacttttcaaaaaggtttaaatatgctccccgtttaaagtttggtccaTTTATACCCTCGCCGTCCAATTATTGGTacaaatatgcccttatgggcgttagttggACACCTCAAAATATCCAGCgcattttacttttctttaattgCCCAAATAGATTTTCCACGTCATTTAATATTACATCGTGGCATTTATATTACAAAAGagaaagggtcaaatatgcccctaaaaaTCCGACCCATTAAACCCTTTTATTCCATATTTTTATGGTTCAATTATACCCctcttttaaataatttatcctACCCATATCCGACCCAAAACCCATATCCCTTTTCCCCCAAAACAAATCCCTAAATTCCTAAAcattctttttccccaagaacACAAATCGCTAATTTCCCCCATGAACACAAATCGCTAATTTCCTTCGTCCTCATACGCAACAAACCTGAACATGGGATCGTTAATTTCCTAAAGGACACAAATCGCTAATTTCCCCCAAGAAGACAAATCGCTAATTTTCTTCGTCCTCATACACAGCAAACCTGAACATGGGGGAAAAGAAAGTTTAGCAAAATTAGGGATTTGTTTTGGGGGAAAAGGGATATGGGTTTTGGGTATCGCTAATTTCCTTCGTCCTCATACGCAGCAAACCTGAACATGGGGGAAAAGGAAGTTTAGCAAAATTAGGGATTTGTTTTTGGGGAAAAGGGATATGGGTTTTGGGTCGGATATGGGTAGGATAAGTTATTTAAAAGAGGGGTATAATTGAACCATAAAATATGGGTAATAAAAGGGTTTAATGGGTCGGAtttttaggggcatatttgaccctttctCTTTTGTAATATAAATGTCACGATGTAATATTAAAATGACGTGGAAAATCCATTTGGGcaattaaagaaaagtaaaatgtgCTGGATATTTTGAGGTGTccaactaacgcccataagggcatatttgtACCAATAATTGGACGGCGAGGGTATAAAtggaccaaactttaaacgggggGCATATTTAAACCTTTTCGAAAAGTTTAAGGGCATATTTAACCCTTTTCCCTAGTTTATATAACAAGgttgttaaatatatatatataaaaacaattaatatatttataaataggGATATTTTATAGATTGAAATATTTCACGAGataagttaattttattatttttaatctaaatcaatatatcaatcaatcaatatatatatatgaggatTGCGTATCTTAATGTTcagaaaaatattatcttttttttaataatttaggcccttttttttaatttctacaCAATAGAATTATGTATAGATACACATATGCTGCTATTAATTAGTTACTTAATGATCATTACACATCTCTTAAATTAAGGAattttaaaaggataaaaatgacTGAAcgtaaaaatctatttttattatatttcttttcctaTGTCGTTTTTtaaccttttctttttagtttttattattacatttttttattttagtgtttAACTATCATAccttttatttctattaatttttaaaataaaaatattttatttatctcttctcttgtttttttggtttttattattataattttttgtaattattattattattataccttttatttct is a genomic window containing:
- the LOC107004781 gene encoding COP9 signalosome complex subunit 5a-like — protein: MDALNSYASSAAMAQQTWELENNIVTMDAPSGSAPENSASDAIFHYDDAAQTKFQREKPWTSDPHYFKRVKISALALLKMVVHARSGGTIEVMGLMQGKTDGDAIIVMDAFALPVEGTETRVNAQADAYEYMVEYSQTNKQAGRLENVVGWYHSHPGYGCWLSGIDVTTQMLNQQYQEPFLAVVIDPTRTVSAGKVEIGAFRTYPEGYKPPDDPISEYQTIPLNKIEDFGVHCKQYYSLDITYFKSSLDCHLLDLLWNKYWVNTLSSSPLLGNGDYVAGQISDLAEKLEQAENQLSHSRFGPLVAAPQRKKEEESQLAKITRDSAKITVEQVHGLMSQVIKDILFNSVCKSGKSQTEPSDPEPMVET